The Corynebacterium jeddahense genome has a window encoding:
- the rplT gene encoding 50S ribosomal protein L20, giving the protein MARVKRSVNAKKKRRAILKSAKGYRGQRSRLYRKAKEQWLHSQTYAYNDRRKRKGEFRKLWIQRINAAARMNGITYNRLIHGLKLAEVEVDRKILAELAVNDFAAFSALCEVAKNALPEDVNAPKAA; this is encoded by the coding sequence ATGGCACGTGTGAAGCGTTCAGTCAATGCGAAGAAGAAGCGCCGCGCGATTCTCAAGTCCGCGAAGGGCTACCGCGGCCAGCGCTCCCGCCTGTACCGCAAGGCCAAGGAGCAGTGGCTGCACTCCCAGACCTACGCCTACAACGACCGTCGTAAGCGCAAGGGCGAGTTCCGCAAGCTGTGGATCCAGCGCATCAACGCCGCTGCCCGCATGAACGGCATCACCTACAACCGCCTCATCCACGGCCTCAAGCTGGCCGAGGTCGAGGTCGACCGCAAGATCCTCGCCGAGCTCGCGGTCAACGACTTCGCCGCGTTCTCCGCGCTGTGCGAGGTTGCAAAGAACGCCCTTCCGGAGGACGTCAACGCGCCGAAGGCCGCCTAA
- the rpmI gene encoding 50S ribosomal protein L35, translating into MKQKTHKGTAKRIKVNGNGKLRREQAGKRHLNEKLSSKRRRKLSGTTDVAGSDVKRAKRLLGKA; encoded by the coding sequence ATGAAGCAGAAGACCCACAAGGGCACCGCTAAGCGCATCAAGGTCAACGGCAACGGCAAGCTCCGCCGCGAGCAGGCCGGCAAGCGCCACCTCAACGAGAAGCTCTCGTCGAAGCGCCGCCGCAAGCTCTCCGGCACCACCGACGTTGCCGGCTCGGACGTCAAGCGCGCAAAGCGCCTCCTGGGCAAGGCCTAA
- a CDS encoding EamA family transporter, producing MFVLIGSLGIQSSAVISSTLFAKHGTVAVSTFRLLIAAALLLIVFRPSLRRLTRQRWINACIYGTAMAAMNQFFFAAVARLPLGVAVTLDFLGPCLVSFFGLRRGKDRVWAVCAFTGVVLIAGPSSGLDPLGVVFGLLAGAFFAAYTVFAERVGKSESGLGDLAISVSVAALLTLPLTAPKLSELNVRAWLVLTLAAVVGVVIPYIADTLAARFSSAQVVGTLFALDPVVGSVLGWWWAGDELTGRMVVGIVLVTLSGAIITWRSSKPNLAEVAPSPGREL from the coding sequence GTGTTCGTGCTCATCGGCTCGCTGGGGATTCAATCCTCCGCAGTCATTTCCTCCACGTTGTTTGCGAAGCACGGAACCGTAGCCGTGTCAACGTTCCGCCTCCTTATCGCAGCAGCCCTGCTCCTCATCGTGTTCCGCCCCTCGCTGCGCAGACTGACTCGGCAAAGGTGGATCAACGCCTGTATCTACGGCACAGCAATGGCTGCGATGAACCAATTCTTCTTTGCGGCGGTGGCGCGCTTACCACTCGGTGTAGCGGTCACGCTAGATTTCCTCGGACCATGTCTGGTGTCGTTTTTTGGACTACGGCGAGGAAAGGACCGAGTCTGGGCTGTGTGCGCTTTTACGGGCGTAGTTCTGATCGCTGGGCCGTCTTCAGGGCTGGACCCGTTAGGTGTCGTGTTTGGATTGCTCGCAGGAGCATTCTTCGCGGCCTACACGGTCTTTGCGGAACGCGTGGGCAAGTCGGAGAGCGGATTGGGCGATCTCGCCATCTCGGTTTCGGTAGCCGCGCTACTGACGTTGCCGCTCACCGCGCCAAAATTGAGCGAGCTGAACGTCCGTGCGTGGCTGGTGCTCACTCTTGCGGCCGTCGTAGGCGTAGTCATTCCCTACATCGCTGACACGCTCGCCGCGCGCTTCTCCTCTGCCCAAGTGGTGGGGACTCTATTCGCCCTCGACCCCGTAGTCGGCTCAGTACTTGGCTGGTGGTGGGCGGGCGACGAGCTTACCGGGCGAATGGTGGTGGGCATCGTACTTGTCACGCTCTCCGGCGCGATTATCACGTGGCGTTCGTCGAAACCTAACCTCGCTGAGGTCGCCCCGTCCCCAGGACGCGAACTCTAG
- a CDS encoding TrmH family RNA methyltransferase yields MALDFGQPFTERTPRVVNAGKLKRGPGRRKAKAFLAEGENAVEAAVATGAATDLFVTEFAAERFEEIVRAAGYMDVYTHAITDKAADALADTVTHTGIFAVCKPVLWSVGAILKGRPKLVAVCVETADPGNAGTIIRIADAVGADAVIFAGDTVDPESPKVVRSTAGSLFQIPVARDRDVRRVLGELRAAGLSTLATAIDGDTSLAAPGDLLDRPTAWLFGNEAHGLDEDVEAACDARVTIPIKGSAESLNLATAAAICLWESSKALGE; encoded by the coding sequence ATGGCGTTGGATTTCGGGCAGCCGTTTACAGAGCGAACCCCCCGTGTGGTGAATGCGGGGAAGTTGAAGCGTGGACCGGGGCGTCGTAAAGCAAAAGCTTTTTTGGCGGAGGGGGAAAACGCGGTGGAAGCCGCGGTGGCCACGGGGGCGGCGACTGACCTCTTCGTCACCGAGTTCGCCGCCGAGCGCTTCGAGGAGATCGTGCGCGCGGCGGGATACATGGACGTCTACACCCACGCGATCACGGATAAGGCCGCCGACGCGCTCGCCGACACCGTGACGCACACCGGCATCTTCGCGGTGTGCAAGCCGGTGCTGTGGTCGGTCGGCGCCATCCTGAAGGGTAGGCCGAAGTTGGTCGCGGTCTGCGTGGAGACCGCCGACCCCGGCAACGCGGGCACGATCATCCGCATTGCGGACGCGGTCGGCGCTGACGCGGTGATCTTCGCCGGCGACACGGTCGACCCGGAGTCGCCGAAAGTGGTGCGCTCGACCGCGGGATCGCTCTTCCAGATCCCGGTGGCGCGCGACCGCGACGTGCGCCGGGTGCTCGGGGAGCTTCGGGCAGCAGGCTTATCGACGCTCGCGACCGCCATCGACGGCGACACCTCCCTCGCCGCACCCGGCGACCTGCTCGACCGGCCGACGGCGTGGCTGTTCGGCAACGAGGCGCACGGGCTTGACGAGGACGTCGAGGCCGCGTGCGACGCGCGGGTGACCATCCCGATCAAGGGGTCGGCCGAGTCGTTGAACCTCGCCACCGCCGCGGCGATCTGCCTGTGGGAATCCTCGAAAGCGCTGGGGGAGTAG
- the infC gene encoding translation initiation factor IF-3 encodes MGLECGTHCFSKSLGVLISAEARINERIRVPEVRLVGPSGEQVGIVRTDDARKLAYEADLDLVEVAPNAKPPVAKIMDYGKFKYEQDQKAREARKNQQQTVVKEQKFRPKIDEHDYQTKKANVERFLEKGNKVKVTIMFRGREQSRPELGYRLLERLADDIGDLGVVESRPKQDGRNMTMVFGPARKGKK; translated from the coding sequence TTGGGGCTCGAGTGCGGCACACATTGTTTCTCGAAGTCTCTAGGAGTTCTCATCAGCGCTGAAGCTCGGATTAACGAACGAATCCGCGTCCCTGAAGTTCGTCTCGTCGGCCCGTCCGGCGAGCAGGTCGGCATCGTCCGCACGGACGACGCCCGCAAGCTGGCGTACGAGGCGGATCTCGACCTGGTCGAGGTTGCCCCGAACGCGAAGCCGCCCGTGGCCAAGATCATGGACTACGGCAAGTTCAAGTACGAGCAGGATCAGAAGGCCCGGGAGGCCCGCAAGAACCAGCAGCAGACCGTGGTCAAGGAGCAGAAGTTCCGCCCCAAGATCGATGAGCACGACTACCAGACCAAGAAGGCAAATGTAGAGCGCTTCCTGGAGAAGGGCAACAAGGTCAAGGTCACCATCATGTTCCGCGGCCGCGAGCAGTCCCGCCCCGAGCTGGGCTACCGGCTGCTCGAGCGCCTCGCCGACGACATCGGCGATCTCGGTGTGGTCGAGTCCCGCCCGAAGCAGGACGGCCGAAACATGACGATGGTCTTCGGACCCGCCCGCAAGGGCAAGAAGTAG